A region from the uncultured Ilyobacter sp. genome encodes:
- the rpsB gene encoding 30S ribosomal protein S2, with protein MAVVTMKQLLEAGVHFGHQAKRWNPKMAKYIFTERNGIHVIDLHKSLKKIEQAYSVIRGIAADGGSVLFVGTKKQAQDSIREQAERAGMYYINNRWLGGMLTNFETIKARIERLKMLETMDKDGTLDDSYTKKEAAQLRKELAKLSKNLSGIKNMKNLPAAIFVVDVKKEALAITEAVKLGIPVVAMVDSNVDPDPITYPIPANDDAIRSVKLMSTIVANAVIEGNQGAEAERAKAAEKTVIEEGSAE; from the coding sequence ATGGCAGTAGTAACTATGAAGCAACTGCTTGAGGCTGGAGTACACTTCGGTCACCAAGCAAAAAGATGGAACCCTAAGATGGCTAAGTACATCTTTACAGAGAGAAACGGAATCCACGTAATCGATCTACACAAATCACTTAAAAAAATCGAACAGGCTTATTCAGTAATAAGAGGAATAGCTGCTGACGGTGGATCAGTACTTTTCGTAGGAACAAAAAAGCAAGCTCAAGATTCTATCAGAGAGCAGGCTGAAAGAGCTGGAATGTACTATATCAATAACAGATGGCTAGGTGGGATGCTTACTAACTTTGAAACTATCAAAGCTAGAATAGAGAGACTTAAAATGCTTGAAACCATGGATAAGGACGGAACTTTAGACGATTCTTATACTAAAAAAGAAGCTGCTCAATTAAGAAAAGAGCTGGCTAAACTTTCTAAGAACCTTTCTGGAATCAAGAACATGAAAAATCTTCCAGCAGCTATATTTGTAGTTGATGTAAAGAAAGAAGCACTTGCAATTACAGAAGCAGTTAAGCTAGGAATACCTGTAGTCGCTATGGTTGACTCAAATGTGGACCCTGATCCAATCACATACCCTATCCCAGCAAATGACGATGCAATCAGATCTGTAAAACTAATGTCTACAATCGTTGCAAATGCAGTTATCGAAGGGAACCAAGGAGCTGAAGCTGAAAGAGCAAAAGCTGCAGAGAAAACAGTAATAGAAGAAGGATCAGCTGAGTAA
- the hydE gene encoding [FeFe] hydrogenase H-cluster radical SAM maturase HydE: MNERYGGSMKTAEILNKEKLTREDLLYLMNIEDPKDLNLIYEKAYEIKEKEVGKKVFYRGLIEFSNNCIKDCNYCGIRRSSNNVERFFMNKKDILESAKWIYENDYGSLVLQSGERQDEEFTIFVEEVIRDIKKLSGGKLGITLSLGEQSRETYKRWFDAGAHRYLLRVETSSEELYKKIHPQDGKHNFENRIICLKELRGIGFQVGTGVMIGLPGQSNEDLVEDILFYEKMDIDMIGMGPYIISDETPMGEEYREMVMPKEKRVSLGLKMIALSRIYLKDINIAATTALQGLDPLGREKGLKAGANVLMPITTKDEYRAKYQLYNDKPCIDDTAEQCKGCLAGRVKSVGDEIAYGEWGDSPHFFKRKNR; encoded by the coding sequence ATGAACGAAAGATATGGAGGAAGTATGAAAACTGCTGAGATTTTAAATAAAGAAAAACTCACTAGGGAAGATCTTTTGTATCTAATGAATATAGAGGATCCTAAGGACCTTAATCTTATATATGAAAAGGCTTATGAAATTAAAGAAAAAGAGGTCGGGAAAAAGGTTTTTTATAGAGGACTTATAGAGTTTAGCAATAACTGCATAAAAGACTGTAACTACTGTGGGATAAGAAGAAGCAGCAACAATGTAGAGCGTTTTTTTATGAATAAAAAAGATATATTAGAAAGCGCCAAGTGGATATATGAAAATGACTATGGTTCACTGGTCCTTCAGTCTGGAGAAAGACAAGATGAAGAGTTCACGATATTTGTAGAAGAGGTAATAAGGGATATAAAAAAACTTTCAGGAGGAAAACTTGGAATAACCCTTTCCTTGGGAGAGCAGAGCAGAGAAACTTATAAAAGATGGTTTGATGCCGGGGCACACAGATATTTATTGAGAGTTGAAACAAGCAGTGAAGAATTGTATAAAAAAATCCATCCTCAAGATGGCAAACACAATTTTGAAAATAGAATCATATGTCTAAAGGAATTACGTGGTATCGGGTTTCAAGTTGGTACGGGGGTAATGATAGGACTTCCCGGGCAGAGCAATGAAGACCTGGTAGAGGATATACTTTTCTATGAAAAGATGGATATAGATATGATAGGGATGGGACCTTATATAATTTCTGATGAAACTCCCATGGGAGAAGAGTATAGAGAAATGGTCATGCCCAAAGAGAAACGAGTCTCTCTGGGACTAAAAATGATAGCTCTTTCTAGAATATACTTAAAAGACATAAATATAGCCGCTACAACGGCACTCCAAGGTTTAGATCCCTTAGGGAGGGAAAAAGGCTTAAAGGCTGGGGCAAATGTTCTGATGCCAATAACCACAAAAGATGAGTACAGGGCAAAGTACCAACTATATAATGACAAGCCATGCATTGATGACACAGCAGAGCAATGTAAAGGGTGTCTAGCTGGAAGAGTAAAATCTGTAGGGGATGAAATAGCTTATGGAGAATGGGGAGATTCACCTCATTTTTTCAAAAGAAAAAATAGATAA
- a CDS encoding phosphatidate cytidylyltransferase: protein MKSRLIVAILGIPILIYILLSGGLLLLLFANVIIGTALYEFFNMMEKSGKRPLKKLGMTLGILIPNFTYIYMKGYPFEELLPLIISLGVMLLIISRIFENRSEEASRDIGGTLLGVMYISFLFSHIIAMSFLPQGNLWILTAQLMVWACDSSAYFVGLSTGRKFFKRGLSEISPKKSIEGAIGGIFFTVLSLGIIRYFFYLKDSTLSFAGVVAIGIFVSATAQIGDLGESLFKRDFKIKDSGNLLGGHGGILDRFDSMIFVVPTMFYILKILFV from the coding sequence ATGAAAAGTAGACTAATTGTAGCTATACTTGGAATACCGATTTTGATCTACATACTTTTGAGTGGAGGGCTGCTTCTTCTACTTTTTGCCAATGTAATAATAGGAACTGCCCTTTATGAGTTTTTCAATATGATGGAAAAATCCGGGAAAAGACCACTAAAAAAACTAGGTATGACCCTGGGGATTTTGATACCCAATTTCACTTATATATATATGAAGGGGTATCCTTTTGAAGAGCTTTTACCACTTATAATCTCACTGGGAGTAATGCTTCTTATAATCAGCAGAATTTTTGAAAATCGCTCTGAGGAAGCAAGCAGAGATATAGGAGGGACACTTCTGGGAGTGATGTATATATCCTTTCTTTTTTCTCATATAATTGCCATGAGTTTTTTACCACAGGGTAACTTATGGATACTGACTGCCCAGCTTATGGTGTGGGCCTGTGACTCTTCTGCTTATTTTGTGGGACTTTCCACAGGAAGAAAGTTTTTCAAGAGAGGACTGAGTGAAATAAGTCCGAAAAAATCTATAGAGGGGGCAATCGGAGGAATATTTTTTACAGTTCTAAGTCTTGGAATAATAAGATATTTTTTCTACCTCAAAGACAGCACACTTTCTTTTGCAGGAGTGGTGGCAATAGGTATTTTTGTAAGTGCAACGGCTCAAATAGGCGACCTCGGAGAGTCACTTTTTAAACGTGACTTCAAGATAAAAGATTCAGGGAATCTTCTAGGAGGACACGGAGGAATATTGGATAGATTTGACAGTATGATATTTGTTGTGCCTACGATGTTTTATATACTTAAAATATTATTTGTTTAG
- a CDS encoding isoprenyl transferase encodes MPNHIAIIMDGNGRWAKKRGLPRAMGHRAGAKALKKILTHAGELGIKYLTVYAFSTENWKRPQKEVDTLMKLFKEYLKNEKNNMMKNGVRLMVSGKKEGVKKELLEEIEKTEKLTKDNDRITLNIAFNYGGRSEIVDAVNKIIKDGITEVTEESFSKYMYSDIPDPELLIRTSGELRISNFLLWQIAYTELYITEQAWPDFDESELEKALNTYMKRERRFGGLNNEK; translated from the coding sequence ATGCCAAATCATATAGCTATAATAATGGATGGAAATGGGAGATGGGCAAAAAAAAGAGGCCTTCCAAGAGCAATGGGGCACAGAGCAGGAGCTAAGGCTCTAAAAAAAATTCTGACCCATGCAGGAGAGCTAGGGATAAAGTATCTCACAGTGTATGCATTTTCCACAGAAAACTGGAAGCGACCTCAAAAAGAGGTGGACACTCTCATGAAACTCTTTAAGGAATATCTGAAAAATGAAAAAAACAATATGATGAAAAATGGTGTTCGTCTCATGGTTTCAGGTAAAAAAGAGGGAGTAAAAAAAGAACTTCTTGAGGAGATAGAAAAGACAGAAAAACTGACTAAGGACAATGACAGAATAACCCTCAACATAGCCTTCAATTATGGTGGAAGATCAGAAATAGTGGATGCAGTTAATAAAATAATAAAAGATGGGATAACTGAGGTAACCGAGGAAAGTTTTTCTAAGTATATGTACAGTGATATACCTGATCCTGAACTGCTTATAAGAACTAGTGGGGAGCTCAGAATATCAAATTTTCTTTTGTGGCAGATAGCATATACAGAACTTTATATTACAGAGCAGGCTTGGCCGGATTTTGATGAGTCGGAACTGGAAAAAGCCCTAAATACATACATGAAAAGAGAAAGGCGATTTGGAGGATTAAATAATGAAAAGTAG
- the frr gene encoding ribosome recycling factor gives MSAQEIMNDCREKMDKAIESTKHKFASIRAGRANVSMLDGIKVEQYGSEVPLNQVANVAAPEARLLVIDPWDKSIIQKIEKTIMLSNLGLTPNNDGKVIRLQIPELTAERRKEYVKLAKTEAENGKIAIRNVRKDANNHLRRLEKDGDITQDELKSFEDDTQKITDDHIKLVDELLKKKEKEITTV, from the coding sequence ATGTCTGCACAAGAAATCATGAACGACTGTAGAGAAAAAATGGATAAGGCTATTGAATCTACAAAGCATAAGTTTGCTTCAATCAGAGCAGGAAGAGCAAACGTATCAATGCTAGACGGAATAAAAGTAGAACAGTATGGATCTGAGGTGCCTTTAAATCAGGTGGCTAATGTAGCGGCTCCAGAAGCCAGACTTTTAGTGATTGATCCTTGGGATAAATCCATAATCCAAAAGATAGAGAAAACAATCATGCTGTCAAATCTAGGACTTACTCCTAATAACGACGGTAAAGTAATAAGGCTTCAAATACCTGAATTAACCGCTGAGAGAAGAAAAGAGTATGTAAAACTGGCAAAAACAGAAGCTGAAAATGGTAAGATTGCCATAAGAAACGTAAGAAAAGATGCTAATAACCATCTCAGAAGATTAGAGAAGGATGGAGACATAACTCAGGATGAGTTAAAATCATTTGAAGATGATACTCAGAAAATAACTGATGATCACATCAAGCTTGTGGACGAGTTACTTAAAAAGAAGGAAAAAGAGATAACTACTGTATAA
- the infA gene encoding translation initiation factor IF-1, with the protein MSKKDVIELEGTVLESLPNAMFKIELENGHVILGHISGKMRMHYIKILPGDKVTVQISPYDLSRGRIVYRKKS; encoded by the coding sequence ATGTCAAAAAAAGATGTCATTGAATTAGAGGGTACGGTTCTAGAATCTCTTCCAAACGCTATGTTTAAGATAGAGTTAGAAAACGGCCATGTAATTCTAGGTCACATCTCTGGGAAGATGAGAATGCACTATATAAAAATCTTACCTGGAGACAAAGTAACAGTACAAATCTCACCTTACGATTTATCAAGAGGTAGAATAGTATACAGGAAGAAGTCATAA
- the rpsK gene encoding 30S ribosomal protein S11, with the protein MAKKRVAKIKKKLKNIPNGIAHIHSNFNNTIVTITDTEGKVITWKSGGTSGFKGTKKSTPFAAQIAAEQAANVAIENGMKKVEVKTKGPGSGREACIRSMQAAGLEVTKISDVTPVPHNGCRPPKRRRV; encoded by the coding sequence TTGGCTAAGAAAAGAGTAGCTAAAATCAAGAAAAAATTAAAAAATATTCCTAACGGAATAGCTCATATACACTCAAACTTCAACAATACTATTGTTACCATTACTGACACTGAAGGAAAAGTAATTACTTGGAAATCAGGTGGAACATCAGGATTTAAAGGGACTAAAAAATCAACTCCATTTGCTGCACAAATTGCAGCAGAGCAAGCTGCAAATGTAGCTATTGAAAATGGAATGAAAAAAGTCGAAGTAAAAACGAAAGGTCCTGGTTCAGGAAGAGAAGCTTGTATAAGATCAATGCAGGCTGCGGGATTAGAGGTTACTAAAATTTCTGACGTAACTCCAGTTCCACACAACGGTTGCAGACCACCTAAAAGAAGAAGAGTGTAG
- the tsf gene encoding translation elongation factor Ts, giving the protein MAVITAKMVKELREKTGAGMMDCKKALTEKDGNMEAAIDYLREKGMAKAAKKSGRTAAEGLVFDGVSSDNKTAVLIEFNSETDFVAKNEAFINFGKKLVEISLNSDVSTVEELKAVEIDGKTVETLITELIAKIGENMNLRRIEKVTTDGFVATYSHLGGKLAVIVEMSGEATDTNKEKAKGIAMHVAALDPKHLNSSEVTADDLEREKEIARKQLEAEGKPAQIIEKILIGKMNKFYEENCLVNQIYVRAENKETVEKFAGDISVLSFKRMKVGEGIEKDESDFAAEVAAQING; this is encoded by the coding sequence ATGGCAGTTATCACAGCTAAGATGGTAAAAGAGCTAAGAGAAAAAACTGGTGCTGGAATGATGGATTGTAAGAAAGCACTTACAGAAAAAGATGGAAACATGGAAGCAGCTATCGACTACCTAAGAGAAAAAGGTATGGCTAAAGCAGCTAAAAAATCAGGAAGAACAGCAGCAGAAGGACTCGTTTTTGACGGTGTTTCATCTGACAACAAAACTGCTGTATTGATAGAATTCAATTCAGAGACTGACTTCGTTGCTAAAAACGAAGCTTTCATAAACTTTGGAAAGAAACTTGTAGAGATCTCTCTTAACAGTGATGTGAGTACAGTAGAAGAGCTTAAAGCAGTAGAAATAGATGGAAAAACTGTAGAAACTTTAATAACTGAATTAATCGCTAAAATTGGTGAAAACATGAACCTTAGAAGAATCGAAAAGGTTACTACTGATGGATTTGTTGCTACATACAGCCACTTAGGTGGAAAATTAGCAGTAATTGTAGAGATGTCTGGAGAGGCTACAGATACAAACAAAGAAAAGGCTAAGGGAATAGCTATGCACGTAGCTGCACTTGATCCAAAACACTTAAATTCATCTGAAGTAACTGCCGATGACCTTGAGAGAGAAAAAGAGATCGCTAGAAAGCAACTTGAGGCTGAAGGAAAACCAGCTCAAATTATAGAGAAAATCCTTATAGGTAAAATGAACAAGTTCTACGAGGAAAACTGTCTAGTTAATCAAATATATGTAAGAGCAGAAAATAAAGAAACTGTTGAGAAATTTGCAGGAGATATCTCTGTACTTTCATTCAAGAGAATGAAAGTAGGAGAGGGAATCGAGAAAGATGAATCTGATTTCGCAGCAGAAGTTGCAGCTCAAATTAACGGATAA
- a CDS encoding 1-deoxy-D-xylulose-5-phosphate reductoisomerase — MKMITILGSTGSIGTNALEVIRNSKGKFKVLAMSAHRNHELLLEQIEEFSPKYVSVGTEVGFRAIKERYPDLVIYRGEEGLKLLGGLEEADTVLTAVSGAVGIEATIEAIKKEKRIALANKETMVAAGDLINKLMQEYRGAEIIPVDSEHSAIFQSMLGGRKEEVKKVIITASGGTFRGKSIEDLKNVTVEEALKHPNWSMGKKITIDSSTLVNKGLEVIEAHQLFKVPYESIEVLVHPQSIIHSMVEFWDTTVMAQLGAPDMKVPIQYAFTYPEREANSCFGSLDLEKMAQLTFEKPDHEVFKGIEYAFEAGKIGKSMPTVFNAANEVAVELFLEGKIKFLEIYKILREAMDRHTPVETIDFETIKRVDAETRNWVMINFA, encoded by the coding sequence ATGAAAATGATAACAATACTTGGATCTACAGGCAGCATTGGAACAAATGCCCTTGAAGTAATAAGAAACAGCAAAGGAAAATTTAAGGTCTTGGCAATGAGTGCCCACAGAAACCATGAGCTCTTGTTAGAACAGATAGAGGAGTTCTCCCCAAAATATGTATCGGTAGGAACTGAAGTTGGCTTTAGAGCTATAAAGGAAAGGTATCCTGACCTGGTAATCTATAGGGGTGAAGAGGGTTTAAAACTATTAGGAGGACTAGAGGAAGCGGACACAGTCTTAACTGCAGTAAGTGGTGCCGTAGGTATAGAAGCTACGATAGAAGCTATAAAAAAGGAGAAAAGAATAGCCCTTGCCAACAAGGAAACAATGGTAGCGGCAGGAGACCTCATAAACAAACTGATGCAAGAGTATAGGGGAGCAGAGATAATACCTGTAGACAGTGAACACTCTGCTATATTTCAGTCTATGCTTGGTGGGAGAAAAGAAGAGGTAAAAAAAGTGATAATAACAGCCAGCGGAGGAACCTTCAGAGGTAAAAGCATAGAGGATCTAAAAAATGTCACAGTGGAAGAGGCTCTTAAACATCCCAACTGGTCTATGGGAAAAAAGATAACAATAGATTCATCTACCCTTGTAAATAAAGGACTAGAAGTTATAGAGGCACATCAACTTTTTAAGGTGCCCTATGAGAGTATAGAGGTACTAGTACATCCTCAGAGCATAATTCACTCTATGGTTGAATTTTGGGACACAACGGTTATGGCACAACTTGGAGCACCTGATATGAAGGTTCCGATACAATATGCTTTTACCTATCCAGAGAGAGAAGCAAACTCTTGTTTTGGCAGTTTGGATTTGGAAAAAATGGCACAGCTTACTTTTGAAAAACCAGATCACGAAGTATTTAAGGGGATTGAATATGCCTTTGAGGCAGGAAAAATAGGAAAATCTATGCCTACGGTTTTTAATGCTGCCAATGAAGTTGCAGTAGAGCTTTTTTTAGAAGGAAAAATTAAATTTTTAGAAATATATAAGATACTAAGAGAAGCCATGGACAGGCATACTCCTGTTGAAACAATTGATTTTGAGACCATAAAAAGAGTAGATGCAGAAACTAGGAACTGGGTGATGATTAATTTCGCATAA
- a CDS encoding DNA-directed RNA polymerase subunit alpha, whose amino-acid sequence MLKIEKHSRNINISEVKENDFKAHYIVEPLYRGYGHTIGNALRRVLLSSIPGAAIKGIRIDGVLNEFSIIEGVKEAVTDIILNIKEVIVKTETSGEKRMTLSVQGPKIVTAADINPDSELEIINPDQVICTITTEKEINMEFLVDTGEGFVVAEDIERKDWSVDYITIDAIYTPIKRVSYSIEDTMVGRMTDFDKLTLNVETDGSIVIRDAISYAVELLRLHFDPFLDIGNGMENLRGDLEEEEVEEVDSSTDEDVLNLKIEELDLTVRSFNCLKKAGIEEVGQLAILSLNELLKIKNLGRKSLDEILDKMKELGFDLSQNGSSE is encoded by the coding sequence ATGTTAAAAATTGAGAAACATTCAAGAAACATCAATATTTCCGAGGTTAAAGAGAATGACTTTAAGGCTCACTACATTGTTGAGCCACTATATAGAGGTTATGGACATACGATTGGAAATGCCCTGAGAAGAGTATTGCTATCTTCAATTCCAGGAGCAGCTATAAAAGGTATAAGAATAGACGGAGTATTAAATGAATTCTCTATCATAGAGGGAGTAAAAGAAGCTGTTACCGATATAATACTTAATATAAAAGAGGTAATTGTAAAAACTGAAACTTCTGGTGAAAAAAGAATGACTCTTTCTGTTCAAGGACCAAAAATAGTTACAGCAGCAGATATTAATCCTGATTCTGAGTTGGAAATCATAAATCCAGACCAGGTTATCTGCACTATAACTACAGAAAAAGAGATAAACATGGAATTTCTTGTGGATACAGGTGAAGGTTTTGTTGTTGCAGAGGATATCGAGAGAAAAGACTGGTCTGTAGATTATATAACTATAGATGCGATATACACTCCGATAAAAAGAGTTTCTTACAGCATAGAAGATACTATGGTTGGAAGAATGACTGATTTCGACAAGCTTACTCTAAATGTTGAAACTGATGGAAGTATTGTCATAAGAGATGCTATCTCTTATGCAGTAGAACTTCTGAGATTACACTTTGATCCATTCTTGGATATAGGAAACGGAATGGAGAATTTAAGAGGAGATCTAGAGGAAGAGGAAGTAGAAGAGGTAGATTCTTCTACAGATGAAGATGTTCTTAACTTAAAGATAGAAGAGCTTGACTTAACAGTAAGATCATTCAACTGCCTAAAGAAAGCTGGTATCGAGGAAGTAGGGCAACTAGCTATACTATCTCTTAATGAACTTCTAAAAATTAAGAACCTTGGAAGAAAATCTCTAGATGAGATTCTCGATAAAATGAAGGAATTAGGATTCGATTTATCGCAGAATGGATCTTCTGAATAA
- the rpsD gene encoding 30S ribosomal protein S4 — protein sequence MARNRQPVLKKCRALGIDPVVLGVNKSSKRGPRPNANRKPTEYAIQLKEKQKAKFIYSVMEKQFRKLYAEANRRDGVTGLNLIQYLERRLDNVVYRLGIAKTRRQARQVVSHGHIAVNGRKVNIASYRVKVGDVVSVIENSKNVEIIKSAVEASNAPSWLEVDKASFTGKVLQNPTKDDLDFELNEALIVEFYSR from the coding sequence ATGGCAAGAAATAGACAGCCCGTTTTAAAGAAATGTAGAGCTCTTGGTATAGATCCAGTTGTTTTAGGAGTAAACAAATCTTCTAAGAGAGGACCTAGACCAAATGCAAATAGAAAACCAACTGAGTATGCTATTCAGTTGAAAGAAAAACAGAAAGCAAAATTCATATATAGTGTAATGGAAAAGCAGTTCAGAAAACTATATGCTGAAGCAAACAGAAGAGATGGGGTTACAGGACTCAACCTGATACAGTACCTTGAAAGAAGACTTGACAATGTAGTTTATAGACTTGGTATTGCCAAGACTAGAAGACAGGCTAGACAAGTAGTTTCTCACGGACATATCGCTGTAAATGGAAGAAAAGTAAACATCGCATCTTACAGAGTAAAAGTTGGAGACGTTGTATCTGTAATCGAAAACTCTAAAAATGTTGAGATAATCAAGAGTGCTGTAGAAGCCTCAAATGCTCCATCTTGGTTAGAAGTAGATAAAGCTAGTTTTACAGGGAAAGTATTACAAAACCCTACAAAGGACGACTTAGATTTTGAATTAAACGAAGCTTTGATCGTTGAGTTCTACTCTAGATAA
- the pncA gene encoding bifunctional nicotinamidase/pyrazinamidase: MNKALLIVDVQNDFCEGGSLEVKNSSNIIPVINKLIDKFKQRSYPVIATKDWHPSNHRSFASVSGGKIGELGVLNGIPQIWWPDHCIQGTPGAELHPDLKPVDTIIHKGSDPEVDSYSGFFSASGQPTNLEDLLKKQEIDTLYIVGLATDYCVKFTVLDALSLGYKVFVVKDGCQGVNLNSEDSELALSKMKKKGAVILPSTKLEI, translated from the coding sequence ATGAATAAAGCACTTTTGATTGTTGACGTTCAAAATGATTTTTGTGAAGGAGGAAGTTTAGAGGTAAAGAATTCTTCAAATATTATTCCTGTTATAAATAAATTGATCGATAAATTTAAACAACGGTCATATCCCGTTATAGCTACAAAAGACTGGCACCCTTCCAATCACAGGAGCTTTGCCTCAGTTTCAGGAGGTAAAATCGGTGAATTGGGAGTGTTAAATGGAATTCCCCAGATATGGTGGCCTGATCACTGTATCCAGGGAACTCCAGGTGCAGAACTTCATCCTGATTTAAAACCTGTGGACACCATTATACATAAGGGGTCTGATCCTGAAGTTGATTCTTACAGTGGCTTTTTCAGTGCTTCAGGACAGCCTACCAATTTAGAAGATCTTCTTAAAAAACAAGAAATTGATACACTCTACATAGTGGGATTGGCTACAGACTATTGCGTTAAATTCACGGTTTTAGATGCTTTGTCATTGGGATATAAAGTTTTTGTCGTAAAGGATGGCTGCCAGGGAGTAAACCTAAACTCAGAAGATTCTGAACTTGCCCTTTCTAAAATGAAGAAAAAGGGAGCTGTTATTCTTCCCAGCACGAAACTGGAAATTTAA
- the rpsM gene encoding 30S ribosomal protein S13, whose protein sequence is MARIAGVDIPRNKRIEIALTYIYGIGKSTSQKVLKEAGVDFNTRVKDLTEEELNKVRAIIDTVKVEGDLRKDVRLSVKRLMDIRCYRGLRHKMNLPVRGQKSKTNARTVKGPKKPIKR, encoded by the coding sequence TTGGCTAGAATAGCAGGAGTAGACATTCCTAGAAACAAAAGAATCGAGATAGCTTTAACTTATATTTATGGAATCGGAAAATCAACTTCTCAGAAAGTTTTGAAAGAAGCTGGAGTAGATTTCAATACTAGAGTAAAAGATTTGACTGAGGAAGAGTTAAACAAAGTAAGAGCTATAATTGACACAGTAAAAGTAGAAGGGGACCTTAGAAAGGACGTAAGACTTTCAGTAAAAAGACTTATGGACATCAGGTGCTATAGAGGTCTTAGACATAAGATGAACCTCCCAGTAAGAGGACAAAAATCAAAGACAAATGCTAGAACAGTAAAAGGTCCAAAGAAACCTATCAAGAGATAG
- the pyrH gene encoding UMP kinase, whose protein sequence is MKPIYERVLLKLSGEALMGDQEFGISSEVIGSYARQIKEVVDLGVEVAIVIGGGNIFRGLSGAEQGVDRVTGDHMGMLATVINSLALQNSIEKIGVQTRVQTAIEMPKIAEPFIKRKAQRHLEKGRVVIFGAGTGNPYFTTDTAAALRAIEINADVVIKATKVDGIYDKDPVKHSDAKKYETVTYTEVLNKDLKVMDATAISLCRENNLPIIVFNSLLEGNIRRVITGEEIGTTVIEG, encoded by the coding sequence ATGAAACCTATATATGAGAGAGTTCTCTTAAAGCTTAGTGGAGAAGCGTTGATGGGAGACCAGGAGTTTGGAATTTCTTCAGAAGTAATAGGATCTTATGCAAGACAGATAAAAGAAGTCGTGGACCTCGGAGTGGAAGTGGCTATTGTAATCGGTGGAGGAAACATTTTCAGAGGACTGTCAGGTGCAGAACAAGGTGTAGACAGAGTGACAGGAGACCATATGGGAATGCTCGCCACTGTAATAAACTCTTTGGCACTTCAAAACTCCATTGAAAAAATAGGTGTACAAACGAGGGTGCAAACGGCAATAGAGATGCCTAAAATTGCAGAGCCTTTCATAAAAAGAAAAGCCCAAAGACACCTGGAAAAGGGAAGAGTTGTGATATTTGGAGCTGGAACTGGAAATCCTTACTTTACAACAGATACGGCAGCAGCCCTAAGAGCTATAGAAATCAATGCCGATGTTGTCATAAAAGCAACAAAAGTGGACGGAATCTATGATAAAGATCCTGTGAAGCATAGTGATGCCAAGAAGTATGAAACTGTTACTTATACAGAGGTTTTAAATAAAGATCTTAAGGTAATGGATGCCACTGCAATATCACTTTGCAGAGAAAATAATCTTCCAATTATTGTATTTAATTCCTTATTAGAAGGAAATATAAGAAGAGTTATAACTGGTGAAGAGATAGGAACAACAGTAATAGAGGGATAA
- the rpmJ gene encoding 50S ribosomal protein L36 — MKVRASIKKICEKCKVIKRHGKIRCICENPKHKQVQG, encoded by the coding sequence ATGAAAGTAAGAGCATCTATAAAGAAAATTTGTGAAAAATGCAAAGTTATCAAAAGACATGGGAAAATCAGATGTATCTGCGAAAATCCAAAACATAAACAAGTTCAAGGATAA
- the rplQ gene encoding 50S ribosomal protein L17 — MNHNKSYRKLGRRADHRKAMLMNLTISLLREERLETTVTRAKELRKFAERMVTLGKKGDLSARRRAFAFLRDDVVVAKLFAELGPKYTERNGGYTRIIRTTVRRGDSAEMAIIELV; from the coding sequence ATGAACCATAATAAATCATATAGAAAGTTAGGTAGAAGAGCAGACCATAGAAAAGCTATGCTTATGAACTTAACTATATCTTTATTAAGAGAAGAAAGATTAGAAACTACAGTTACTAGAGCTAAAGAACTGAGAAAGTTTGCTGAGAGAATGGTAACTCTTGGTAAAAAAGGAGACCTTTCTGCTAGAAGAAGAGCTTTTGCTTTCTTAAGAGATGACGTTGTTGTAGCAAAATTATTTGCTGAACTTGGACCAAAATACACTGAAAGAAACGGTGGATATACTAGAATCATTAGAACTACTGTAAGAAGAGGCGATTCAGCAGAGATGGCAATTATTGAATTAGTATAA